The Longimicrobium sp. genome includes a region encoding these proteins:
- a CDS encoding S8 family serine peptidase, whose amino-acid sequence MGSRHSARYRRSTLSALAAAAVLAAAACARDAGTPVEPGGPAAARAAADQGAPFYYHQGEPVYLKADPERLVVASDLPPAAADAAVRAALTPAGVRLAALQELPNVPGHRLVRLAGADHAAAAAAVARLRADGRFRFASTAFRTVAGNADVLLVDRVIVRFRDGVSPEQVRGLAASLGMRVVREPNPGRGELDHWLAYPAGADPLRLAAELDRHPLVEWADPDKLSDRRPQYVPTDPYYGWQYYLKNTAFLNGARVDDYAEEAWNLSLGTSTVKVAVIDDGVDRDNLDLAINGGQEFDTFWPNVTQGENGFNPRPADSHGTHVAGIINMIHNNSLGGAGIAPGVQLNAVRIFRDGVANTDARIADGLNWAWQAVVSDVLSNSWGGGAPSNAITAAVNNATTQGRGGKGAIVVFSGGNTSDRDWGIIGGLLYPSTLASAIAVGAINRNGALTNYSPEGPELDIVAPSGHYTGHCIGDVLTTDLWGADGCNDGPNGDINFTTTFSGTSAAAPQVSAAAALLFSREPNLTYAQARDRILNNTDPWGAASQYGRGKLNAYKILSPPVIVNPLTVTIGGPSSVLPNRTCYWWASASGGTPGYTYNWYRNSTWVGSGEDLYVNTGSSSFTLKVVVTDAAGATAQATKSVTVSSTARICPV is encoded by the coding sequence ATGGGTAGCAGACATTCTGCCCGCTATCGGCGGAGCACTCTTTCCGCCCTCGCGGCAGCAGCGGTGCTCGCCGCGGCGGCATGCGCGCGCGACGCGGGGACGCCGGTGGAGCCGGGGGGCCCCGCCGCCGCGCGCGCCGCGGCCGACCAGGGGGCGCCCTTCTACTACCACCAGGGCGAGCCGGTGTACCTGAAGGCCGACCCCGAGCGCCTGGTGGTGGCCTCCGACCTGCCGCCGGCCGCGGCCGACGCCGCCGTGCGCGCCGCCCTCACGCCGGCGGGGGTGCGCCTCGCCGCGCTGCAGGAGCTGCCGAACGTGCCGGGGCACCGCCTGGTGCGCCTGGCCGGCGCCGACCACGCCGCCGCCGCGGCCGCCGTGGCGCGGCTGCGCGCCGACGGGCGCTTCCGCTTCGCCAGCACGGCGTTCCGCACCGTGGCCGGCAACGCCGACGTGCTGCTGGTGGACCGCGTGATCGTCCGCTTCCGCGACGGCGTGAGCCCGGAGCAGGTGCGGGGCCTGGCCGCGTCGCTGGGGATGCGCGTGGTGCGCGAGCCGAACCCCGGGCGCGGCGAGCTGGACCACTGGCTGGCCTATCCCGCGGGCGCCGACCCGCTGCGCCTGGCGGCCGAGCTGGACCGCCACCCGCTGGTGGAGTGGGCCGACCCCGACAAGCTCAGCGACCGGCGGCCGCAGTACGTGCCCACCGACCCGTACTACGGCTGGCAGTACTACCTGAAGAACACCGCCTTCCTGAACGGCGCGCGCGTGGACGACTACGCCGAGGAGGCCTGGAACCTGTCGCTGGGCACCTCCACGGTGAAGGTGGCGGTGATCGACGACGGCGTGGACCGCGACAACCTGGACCTGGCCATCAACGGCGGGCAGGAGTTCGACACCTTCTGGCCCAACGTCACCCAGGGCGAGAACGGGTTCAACCCGCGCCCCGCCGACTCGCACGGCACGCACGTGGCCGGGATCATCAACATGATCCACAACAACAGCCTGGGCGGCGCCGGGATCGCGCCCGGCGTGCAGCTCAACGCCGTGCGGATCTTCCGCGACGGCGTGGCCAACACCGACGCCCGCATCGCCGACGGGCTCAACTGGGCGTGGCAGGCGGTGGTGAGCGACGTGCTCAGCAACAGCTGGGGCGGCGGCGCGCCCAGCAACGCCATCACCGCGGCGGTGAACAACGCCACCACGCAGGGGCGCGGCGGCAAGGGCGCCATCGTGGTGTTCTCGGGGGGCAACACCTCGGACCGCGACTGGGGCATCATCGGCGGTCTGCTCTACCCCTCCACGCTCGCCAGCGCCATCGCGGTGGGGGCCATCAACCGCAACGGCGCCCTCACCAACTACTCGCCCGAGGGGCCGGAGCTGGACATCGTGGCCCCCAGCGGGCACTACACCGGCCACTGCATCGGCGACGTGCTCACCACCGACCTGTGGGGTGCGGACGGCTGCAACGACGGCCCCAACGGCGACATCAACTTCACCACCACCTTCTCGGGTACCTCGGCGGCGGCGCCGCAGGTGTCGGCGGCGGCCGCGCTGCTCTTCTCGCGCGAGCCGAACCTCACCTACGCGCAGGCGCGAGACCGCATCCTGAACAACACTGACCCCTGGGGCGCGGCGAGCCAGTACGGGCGCGGCAAGCTGAACGCGTACAAGATCCTGAGCCCGCCCGTGATCGTCAATCCGCTCACGGTCACCATCGGGGGCCCCAGCTCGGTGCTGCCGAACCGCACCTGCTACTGGTGGGCGAGCGCGTCCGGCGGCACGCCGGGGTACACCTACAACTGGTACCGCAACAGCACGTGGGTGGGCAGCGGCGAGGACCTCTACGTGAACACCGGCAGCTCCAGCTTCACGCTGAAGGTGGTCGTCACCGACGCCGCGGGGGCCACGGCCCAGGCCACCAAGAGCGTGACCGTCTCCTCCACCGCGCGGATCTGCCCGGTCTGA
- a CDS encoding BlaI/MecI/CopY family transcriptional regulator yields MARNPSPTLTEAELRLMKVVWEHGPSSSGDVVQALADSEAPPAESTVRTMLGILVAKGYLRAERRGRTYVYHPLVGRGEARRSAVRHVISRFFDGSPAELLLNVLADEELDEAELERLRRIIDDAGEEGPR; encoded by the coding sequence ATGGCGCGCAATCCCTCTCCCACGCTCACCGAGGCCGAGCTCCGCCTGATGAAGGTGGTGTGGGAGCACGGCCCCTCGTCGTCGGGCGACGTGGTGCAGGCGCTCGCGGACTCGGAGGCGCCGCCGGCGGAGAGCACCGTGCGCACCATGCTCGGCATCCTGGTCGCCAAGGGGTACCTGCGCGCGGAGCGGCGGGGGCGCACCTACGTCTACCACCCGCTGGTGGGGCGCGGCGAGGCGCGGCGGAGCGCGGTGCGCCACGTCATCAGCCGCTTCTTCGACGGCTCGCCGGCCGAGCTGCTGCTGAACGTGCTGGCGGACGAGGAGCTGGACGAGGCCGAGCTGGAGCGCCTGCGCCGCATCATCGACGACGCCGGCGAGGAGGGGCCCCGATGA